In the genome of Taurinivorans muris, one region contains:
- the fliP gene encoding flagellar type III secretion system pore protein FliP (The bacterial flagellar biogenesis protein FliP forms a type III secretion system (T3SS)-type pore required for flagellar assembly.) codes for MLKHLKNLCGKLPIKTILTLSFVLLPFQALAEVPTFTMTLAGGEVEPSAVALSLEILFLFTILSLAPAIAMTVTSFTRIIIVFHFLRQAMGIQQIPPTQILASLAIFMSVVIMYPVGKDINDNALQPYLQEMIGFDEALQRAEIPLRNFMFKHTREKDLSLFYSIAQMDAPQNKDEVPTIMLAAAYVISELKTAFSIGFLIYIPFLIVDMVVSSTLLAMGMMMLPPMMVSMPFKLLLFVIVDGWNLIIGSLVNSFLF; via the coding sequence ATGCTGAAACATTTGAAGAACTTATGCGGCAAACTGCCCATAAAGACAATACTGACGCTTAGTTTCGTTCTTCTTCCTTTTCAAGCCCTTGCGGAAGTTCCCACGTTCACCATGACCCTCGCAGGCGGTGAAGTCGAACCTTCCGCCGTGGCATTAAGTTTGGAAATCTTATTTCTTTTCACCATTCTTTCCCTTGCCCCCGCCATTGCCATGACAGTGACAAGTTTCACCCGGATCATCATTGTTTTCCACTTCCTGCGCCAAGCCATGGGCATACAGCAAATTCCCCCCACGCAAATTTTGGCGAGTTTGGCTATTTTCATGTCCGTCGTGATCATGTATCCGGTGGGGAAAGATATCAATGACAACGCCTTGCAGCCTTATCTGCAGGAAATGATCGGTTTTGATGAAGCCTTGCAGCGGGCGGAAATCCCCCTCAGGAATTTCATGTTTAAACACACGCGGGAAAAAGATTTGTCCCTTTTTTATTCTATCGCTCAAATGGACGCCCCCCAAAACAAGGATGAAGTACCGACTATCATGCTTGCGGCAGCCTACGTGATCAGCGAATTGAAAACAGCGTTCAGCATCGGTTTTTTAATCTATATTCCGTTCCTCATTGTCGATATGGTCGTATCCAGCACCCTGCTCGCCATGGGTATGATGATGCTTCCGCCCATGATGGTTTCCATGCCTTTTAAACTTCTCCTCTTCGTTATTGTGGACGGCTGGAACTTGATCATCGGTTCACTTGTAAACAGTTTTTTATTCTGA
- a CDS encoding FliO/MopB family protein — MKSISIFFLSFCLIFTISLFAQDSFAAPDPVQNDVAREEQSKDTNTAQEQKTPLNQVQKQEVFAASKEMPSTPSATNTPSTTWGNYFQGLGIMLLLLFVFWYILKLMRKYGNGRFLPNQKLLPRDSMYLEGQIPLGPGKSVVIVKVLDERLILGVTEKNINLLSKTGINHAETFEELMRQTAHKDNTDA, encoded by the coding sequence ATGAAATCAATAAGCATATTTTTCCTTTCCTTTTGCCTCATTTTCACAATCAGTCTTTTCGCACAAGACTCTTTCGCCGCCCCCGATCCTGTTCAAAATGACGTAGCAAGAGAAGAACAAAGCAAAGACACGAATACTGCCCAAGAACAAAAAACTCCCTTGAACCAAGTCCAAAAGCAGGAAGTTTTTGCAGCATCAAAAGAAATGCCGAGCACACCAAGCGCAACAAACACTCCAAGCACAACATGGGGAAATTATTTTCAAGGGCTTGGCATAATGCTTTTGCTTTTGTTCGTCTTTTGGTATATCCTCAAATTAATGCGAAAATACGGCAACGGAAGATTTTTACCCAATCAAAAACTCCTTCCCCGCGACAGCATGTACCTTGAGGGACAAATCCCTTTGGGACCGGGAAAAAGTGTTGTTATTGTCAAAGTTCTTGATGAAAGGCTCATACTTGGCGTTACGGAAAAAAATATTAATTTGCTTTCAAAAACAGGAATAAACCATGCTGAAACATTTGAAGAACTTATGCGGCAAACTGCCCATAAAGACAATACTGACGCTTAG
- a CDS encoding flagellar basal body-associated FliL family protein yields MANEPTNQEQPKKKSKLKLIIILLILLLLILGGVATYWWLNLRVPEPVNTEIPQQTQTAEAPAEKPKEENSLVENVKNLREQIAPTKTLLNIVTIPTVTINLADKDSIRYLKVGFDIELSTKDAAEALEEQKARIRDSIIILLSSKTYSELSTTEGKLKVKNEISTRLNQILGVPRVVQIYFNEFVIN; encoded by the coding sequence ATGGCAAATGAACCGACAAATCAAGAACAACCCAAGAAAAAAAGCAAATTGAAACTCATCATTATTCTTCTTATCCTGCTCCTGCTCATTTTAGGCGGCGTAGCCACGTATTGGTGGTTAAATCTCCGTGTGCCGGAACCTGTGAACACGGAAATCCCGCAGCAGACCCAAACAGCAGAAGCTCCGGCTGAAAAACCCAAAGAAGAAAATTCCCTTGTGGAAAACGTGAAAAATCTCCGTGAACAAATCGCTCCTACGAAAACTTTATTAAATATCGTCACCATCCCTACTGTAACGATAAATTTAGCCGATAAAGACAGTATACGGTACTTAAAAGTCGGTTTTGACATAGAGCTGAGCACAAAAGATGCCGCCGAAGCTCTTGAGGAACAAAAAGCACGCATACGCGATTCCATCATTATTTTGCTTTCAAGCAAAACCTATTCTGAACTTTCCACGACAGAAGGCAAGTTGAAAGTGAAAAATGAAATTTCAACACGCCTTAACCAAATTTTAGGTGTTCCTCGTGTTGTTCAAATTTATTTTAATGAATTTGTCATTAACTAA
- the fliN gene encoding flagellar motor switch protein FliN, which produces MSQEEMSEDERLAAEWAASLEAEAENNKELDEENFGENAPADDDAKLAEEWAAALATDEQEQSKKKNRQLAAEVSEPSYKNLTDVAKITPQDNQKRELDFILDIPLDVSAELGKTRLLIKDLLQLGQGSVIELNKLAGEPLEIFVNGKLVARGEAVVVNEKFGVRLTDIISPIERITQLS; this is translated from the coding sequence ATGAGCCAAGAAGAAATGTCTGAAGACGAAAGACTGGCGGCGGAATGGGCAGCCAGTCTGGAAGCGGAAGCGGAAAACAATAAAGAACTTGATGAGGAAAATTTTGGTGAAAACGCCCCTGCCGATGATGACGCAAAATTAGCGGAAGAATGGGCGGCTGCCTTAGCTACCGACGAACAGGAACAGTCAAAGAAAAAAAACAGACAGCTTGCGGCGGAAGTTTCAGAACCTTCATATAAAAACTTGACCGATGTCGCAAAAATCACTCCCCAAGACAATCAAAAGAGGGAACTTGACTTCATTCTTGACATTCCTCTTGATGTTTCCGCAGAACTTGGCAAAACAAGACTTCTGATTAAAGACTTGCTCCAATTAGGACAAGGTTCCGTTATTGAATTGAACAAATTAGCCGGCGAACCCTTGGAAATTTTCGTTAACGGCAAACTTGTCGCCCGCGGCGAAGCTGTTGTCGTCAACGAAAAATTCGGCGTCCGCCTTACCGATATCATCAGTCCAATCGAACGAATAACACAGCTAAGCTAA